The Sediminicola sp. YIK13 genomic sequence CTAATCCTTCGATAATCGTAACTACACTTCCTGTGAAAACCCGTTCGGGCCATATTAATAATTATACTCTTCTTCTTTTTGGAGGTCTACATCCATTGTGTGGCATTGGAGTAATATCAATGATCTCCGTTACCTCAATACCTGAATTGTGAATAGAACGAATAGCAGATTCTCTACCATTCCCTGGTCCCTTAACGTAGACCTTAGCTTTTCTCAATCCGGCTTCGTGAGCGACCTTTGCACAATCTTCTGCAGCGATCTGGGCAGCATAAGGAGTGTTCTTTTTAGAACCTCTGAAACCCATTTTACCAGCGGAAGACCAAGAAATTACGTCACCTTTTTTATTGGTCAAAGCGATTATAATATTATTGAAAGAGGCAGTTACGTGTGCTTCACCTACTGACTCAACAATAACCTTACGTTTCTTTGTTGTTTTTGTATTTGCCTTTGCCATAATACGCTACTTATTATTTAGTTGCTTTTTTCTTGTTGGCAACTGTTTTTCTTTTTCCTTTACGAGTCCTAGAGTTATTCTTTGTTCTCTGACCTCTTAATGGCAAACCAGATCTGTGACGAATACCTCTGTAACATCCGATATCCATTAAACGTTTAATGTTCATTTGGATCTCTGAACGAAGTTCACCTTCAATTTTGAAAGAGGAAACGGAGTCACGAATACGTCCGATTTCATCATCGTTCCAATCAGATACTTTAGTATCTTCACTAACTTGGGCTTTCTCTAAAATTTCTTTAGCCCTACTTCTACCGACACCAAAAATATAGGTAAGAGCTATAACTCCCCTTTTCTGTTTTGGTATATCTACACCTGCAATTCTTGCCATAATTACCCTTGTCTTTGTTTAAATCTAGGATTCTTTTTATTAATTACGTACAATCTGCCTTTTCTACGCACAATTTTGCACTCGGCACTCCTCTTTTTTATTGATGCTCTAACTTTCATCCTATATACTTAATATCTATATGTAATTCTCGCCTTAGTCAAATCATAAGGGCTCATTTCTAATTTTACCTTATCACCTGGAAGCAACTTAATATAATGCATACGCATCTTTCCAGAGATATGAGCCGTTACAACATGTCCATTTTCCAGTTCCACTCGGAACATTGCATTGGACAATGCTTCAATTATGCTCCCGTCTTGCTCTATTGC encodes the following:
- the rpsK gene encoding 30S ribosomal protein S11 codes for the protein MAKANTKTTKKRKVIVESVGEAHVTASFNNIIIALTNKKGDVISWSSAGKMGFRGSKKNTPYAAQIAAEDCAKVAHEAGLRKAKVYVKGPGNGRESAIRSIHNSGIEVTEIIDITPMPHNGCRPPKRRRV
- the rpsM gene encoding 30S ribosomal protein S13, which translates into the protein MARIAGVDIPKQKRGVIALTYIFGVGRSRAKEILEKAQVSEDTKVSDWNDDEIGRIRDSVSSFKIEGELRSEIQMNIKRLMDIGCYRGIRHRSGLPLRGQRTKNNSRTRKGKRKTVANKKKATK
- the ykgO gene encoding type B 50S ribosomal protein L36: MKVRASIKKRSAECKIVRRKGRLYVINKKNPRFKQRQG
- the infA gene encoding translation initiation factor IF-1, with translation MAKQAAIEQDGSIIEALSNAMFRVELENGHVVTAHISGKMRMHYIKLLPGDKVKLEMSPYDLTKARITYRY